The following proteins come from a genomic window of Populus nigra chromosome 6, ddPopNigr1.1, whole genome shotgun sequence:
- the LOC133697923 gene encoding uncharacterized protein LOC133697923, with product MGAVPSTPRLSGARPQDTADYLIGSFVGEKTFPIGSDFWQKLLELPLNLHWPTHRVQEACKLFAQNNCNTRHLTKILIHLSWCLQECVSNSGAPSEVYEKAVNAVYISSVFLKYLIENAQSNSIEEFHLSLTESEPAPNGFKTDQNIESLVMHNVLNFIGSVEVSPKTYLLHHELLNFMLVAMSTQLLYGSAPGPTDMNPFIDAAMAQESSLVGLVVRRLLLNYIIRPRIPYNSASYPVFSGGSQPGVLQRVSSAAATLVLLPFNYLVSSSGDGSRNPLADSSLHVLLILNYYHKCVVGDESLTDRSDDSATSDSLSKGKTYFSDNPYCKALENARDIEFDRVDIEGNAHSGSHVRLPFASLFDTLGMSLADETAVLLLYTLVHGNSDFLEYVLVRTDLDTLLMPILETLYSASKRTSNHIYILLIILLILSQDSSFNASIHKIVLPSIPWYQEHLLHRTSLGSLMVIILIRTVKYNLSKLRDLYLHTTCLATLANMAPHFHHLSAYASQRLVSLFYMLSRKYNKLAERIDDKMGKSGSLGQDSLAEDLSAELHIYTDFLRIVLEILNAILTYALPRNPEVVYAIMHRQEVFEPFKNHPRFSELIENIYMVLDFFNSRIDSQTHDGEWSAEKVLQLIIMNCRSWRVEGMKMFTQLHFSYEQESHPEEFFTPYIWRVALSQRGLSFDPSAINLFPVDLPIEKPNDDGDDQSKFQNTNLNEHRVLLDL from the exons ATGGGAGCAGTGCCTTCTACGCCGCGTCTCTCCGGCGCTCGCCCTCAGGACACGGCCGATTATTTAATCGGTTCATTTGTCGGTGAGAAGACGTTTCCTATAGGTTCTGACTTCTGGCAGAAACTTCTCGAACTCCCTCTCAATCTCCATTGGCCTACTCACCGTGTTCAAGAAGCCTGCAAGCTCTTCG CACAAAATAATTGTAATACAAGGCATCTAACGAAGATTTTGATTCACTTATCGTGGTGTTTGCAAGAGTGTGTTTCGAATTCCGGTGCCCCGTCGGAAGTTTATGAGAAGGCTGTTAATGCGGTGTACATttcatcagtttttttaaagtatttaatcGAAAATGCTCAAAGCAATAGCATCGAGGAATTTCATTTGTCATTGACTGAGAGCGAGCCAGCACCGAATGGTTTCAAAACAG ATCAAAACATCGAGAGTCTTGTCATGCATAATGTGCTTAACTTTATTGGTTCCGTAGAAGTAAG TCCGAAGACATACCTTCTACATCATGAGTTACTCAATTTCATGCTTGTTGCAATGTCAACCCAACTTCTCTATGGGTCAGCACCAGGACCGACTGATATGAACCCTTTTATTGATGCAGCAATGGCTCAA GAAAGTTCTTTGGTTGGTTTGGTTGTTCGGAGATTGctacttaattatataatacGACCTCGTATCCCATATAACAGTGCATCATACCCAGTATTTTCTGGCGGGAGTCAGCCTGGAGTTTTGCAAAGAGTTAGTTCTGCAGCTG CCACTCTTGTTTTATTGCCATTCAATTATTTGGTCAGTTCATCTGGTGATGGCTCAAGAAATCCATTGGCAGACAGCAGTCTTCATGTGCTGCTTAtacttaattattatcataagtGTGTTGTGGGTGATGAGTCCTTGACAGACAGAAGTGATGACAGTGCCACTTCAGATTCTCTCTCCAAAGGAAAAACATACTTCTCTGACAATCCTTACTGCAAAGCCTTAGAAAATGCAAGGGATATAGAAT TTGATCGTGTAGATATCGAGGGGAATGCGCACAGTGGGTCACATGTGAGATTGCCATTTGCATCTCTGTTTGATACTCTTGGCAT GTCCTTGGCTGATGAAACTGCAGTCCTATTGCTTTACACATTGGTGCATGGAAACTCTGACTTTTTGGAGTATGTTTTAGTGAGAACGGATCTGGATACATTG TTAATGCCAATTCTGGAAACGCTGTACAGTGCTTCAAAGAGGACGTCCAATCACATATACATTTTGCTGATTATACTTCTTATACTTAGTCAGGATTCATCTTTTAATGCAAGCATTCACAAGATA GTACTGCCAAGCATTCCATGGTATCAAGAACACCTTCTTCATCGAACATCCCTTGGTTCCCTAATGGTCATAATTCTTATAAGAACAGTGAAGTATAATCTATCTAAGCTGCGG GATCTCTATCTTCATACAACTTGTCTAGCAACTTTAGCAAACATGGCtcctcattttcatcatttgagTGCATATGCATCACAGAGACTTGTTAGCCTATTCTATATGCTCTCACGCAA GTATAACAAACTTGCAGAACGGATAGATGATAAAATGGGGAAGAGTGGCTCTTTGGGGCAAGACAGCCTTGCTGAAGATCTG TCGGCAGAGTTGCATATTTACACGGACTTCTTGAGAATTGTCCTCGAAATATTAAATGCAATTTTGACTTATGCCTTGCCACGCAATCCCGAG GTTGTATATGCAATAATGCACAGGCAAGAGGTTTTTGAGCCATTCAAGAATCATCCGCGCTTCAGTGAACTGATTGAAAATATTTACATG gttttagattttttcaataGTCGCATCGATTCCCAAACACATGATGGTGAATGGTCAGCGGAGAAAGTCCTCCAACTCATAATTATGAATTGTCGATCATGGCGGGTTGAAGGCATGAAG ATGTTTACTCAATTGCATTTCTCATACGAACAAGAGAGTCACCCAGAGGAGTTCTTTACACCATACATTTGGCGCGTTGCTTTATCCCAACG TGGACTGAGCTTTGATCCCAGTGCCATAAATCTGTTTCCAGTTGATCTGCCAATAGAG aaaccaaatgatgacgGAGATGATCAAAGTAAATTTCAAAACACGAATCTGAATGAACACAGGGTACTGCTTGACCTGTAG
- the LOC133696028 gene encoding transmembrane emp24 domain-containing protein p24beta3, with protein MERRRKQIYVVAALLMSFISRIYSLSVTVNDVECVYEYVLYEGDTVSGNFVVVDHDIFWGSDHPGIDFTATSPGDNTVHTVKGTSGDKFEFKAPRSGMYKFCFHNPYATPETVSFYIHVGHIPSEHDLAKDEHLNPVNVKIAELREALESVTAEQRYLKARDIRHRHTNESTRRRVIAYTVGEYLLLAAASTLQVVYIRRLFSKSVAYNRV; from the exons ATGGAGAGGAGGAGAAAGCAGATCTACGTTGTGGCAGCTCTTTTAATGAGCTTTATTAGCCGCATCTATTCTCTCTCCGTCACCGTAAACGACGTCGAATGCGTTTACGAGTATGTCCTCTATGAAGGCGACACCGTTTCCGGAAACTTCGTTGTTGTCGATCATGACATATTCTGGGGTTCCGATCACCCCGGCATCGATTTCACT GCAACATCTCCTGGAGATAATACGGTGCACACTGTGAAGGGGACATCTGGAGATAAGTTTGAGTTCAAGGCTCCAAGAAGTGGAATGTACAAATTTTGTTTTCACAATCCCTACGCAACACCTGAGACTGTCTCGTTTTATATTCATGTGGGCCATATTCCCAGCGAGCATGACCTTGCCAAAGATG AGCATTTGAACCCAGTGAATGTTAAAATTGCTGAGCTGAGGGAGGCATTGGAGTCTGTTACAGCAGAGCAGAGGTACTTGAAAGCCCGTGATATTCGACATCGTCATA CTAATGAGAGCACAAGAAGGCGTGTCATAGCCTACACAGTCGGAGAGTACCTTTTGCTGGCCGCTGCCAGCACACTCCAAGTCGTGTATATCCGTCGTCTCTTCAGCAAGTCAGTGGCATATAACAGGGTTTGA